The Rhodopseudomonas palustris genome window below encodes:
- a CDS encoding cobalamin biosynthesis protein, whose translation MTAVVIGIGFRAVTPASSIIDVIETARRAAAPHQPSALATAADKADHSSLREASTATALPILPVETAALEQAAARITTSSAVVAHHRGVGSVCEAAALAAAGPTARLIVSRLISQDRLATAAVAIEEPLA comes from the coding sequence ATGACCGCGGTCGTGATCGGCATCGGCTTCCGCGCCGTCACCCCTGCCTCGTCGATCATCGATGTGATCGAGACCGCGCGCCGCGCCGCCGCCCCGCACCAACCATCCGCGCTAGCGACTGCAGCGGACAAAGCCGATCACAGCAGCTTGCGCGAGGCCTCGACAGCAACGGCTCTCCCCATCTTGCCGGTCGAGACGGCTGCGCTCGAACAAGCCGCCGCACGGATAACGACGTCGTCTGCCGTGGTCGCACATCACCGCGGCGTCGGCAGCGTCTGCGAGGCCGCGGCGCTCGCCGCCGCCGGACCGACGGCGCGGCTGATCGTATCCCGTTTGATCTCACAGGATCGCCTCGCGACGGCCGCGGTAGCGATCGAGGAGCCGTTGGCATGA
- the cbiE gene encoding precorrin-6y C5,15-methyltransferase (decarboxylating) subunit CbiE: MITSDDTTQPWLSIVGIGEDGLDGLSARARTLLEAAELIVGGDRHLGLVAALNKPTLPWRVPFAASLPEVLAQRGRRVVVLCSGDPFWHGAGAVLADHLAPKEWTAVPAPPTFAWAAARLGWRLEDAVTLGLHARPVATLRPHLRPQARLIVLVRDGGAVGEIAGYLAANGFGASELNVLEALGGPRERVRRTTASIFAFPDITAPVALGITVVAEPDAVIMPYVSGLPDELFQHDGQLTKREVRAVTLSTLAPRGHELLWDIGAGAGSIGIEWLLAARSNRAIGIETRADRLATARANAEALGVPQLDLRLGAAPEALAGLPTPDAVFIGGGASRPGVMNAVWQALPPGGRLVVNAVTLETEALLIDWHRRQGGELLRLGVERAALVGGLTGWRAAMPVVQWSVRK, translated from the coding sequence ATGATCACCAGCGATGACACGACGCAGCCCTGGCTGTCCATCGTCGGAATCGGTGAGGACGGCCTCGACGGGCTGTCGGCGCGCGCACGGACGCTGCTCGAAGCGGCCGAACTGATCGTCGGCGGCGATCGTCACCTCGGCCTCGTTGCCGCATTGAACAAGCCAACACTGCCGTGGCGCGTACCGTTCGCCGCCTCATTGCCCGAGGTGCTGGCGCAGCGAGGCCGCCGCGTCGTCGTGCTGTGCTCCGGCGATCCGTTCTGGCACGGCGCTGGCGCGGTACTGGCCGATCATCTCGCGCCCAAGGAATGGACCGCCGTCCCGGCGCCACCAACCTTTGCCTGGGCTGCGGCGCGGCTCGGCTGGCGCCTGGAGGACGCGGTGACGCTCGGCCTGCACGCGCGGCCGGTCGCGACGCTGCGCCCGCATCTCCGCCCCCAGGCGCGGCTGATCGTATTGGTGCGCGACGGCGGCGCCGTGGGCGAGATCGCCGGCTATCTGGCGGCGAACGGCTTCGGCGCATCCGAACTCAACGTGCTTGAAGCGCTCGGCGGCCCGCGCGAGCGCGTGCGGCGGACCACCGCGTCGATCTTCGCATTCCCTGACATCACCGCGCCGGTCGCACTCGGCATCACCGTCGTCGCGGAGCCGGACGCCGTGATCATGCCGTACGTCAGCGGCTTGCCGGACGAGCTGTTTCAACACGACGGCCAGCTCACCAAGCGCGAGGTCCGCGCCGTGACGCTGTCGACGCTGGCGCCGCGGGGCCATGAGTTGCTGTGGGACATCGGCGCCGGTGCCGGCTCGATCGGGATCGAATGGCTGCTGGCGGCGCGCAGCAATCGCGCGATCGGCATTGAAACGCGCGCCGACCGGCTCGCCACCGCACGTGCCAATGCCGAGGCGCTCGGCGTGCCCCAGCTCGATCTTCGGCTCGGCGCAGCGCCCGAGGCGCTCGCCGGACTGCCGACACCCGACGCGGTGTTCATCGGCGGCGGCGCCAGCCGCCCGGGCGTGATGAATGCGGTGTGGCAGGCGCTGCCCCCCGGCGGCCGGCTGGTGGTCAATGCGGTGACGTTGGAGACCGAGGCGCTGCTGATCGACTGGCATCGTCGTCAGGGCGGCGAGCTGCTGCGGCTCGGCGTCGAGCGCGCCGCGCTGGTCGGCGGCCTCACCGGATGGCGCGCGGCGATGCCGGTGGTGCAATGGAGCGTCCGCAAATGA
- a CDS encoding cobalt-precorrin-6A reductase: MTLPSSHRSRVLILGGTADASALARALAAEPAIDAVLSFAGRTDHPKPPPIRFRVGGFGGICGLVDYLRAERIERVVDATHPFAAQMSRHAVIACAEAGVPLLALERPAWQATTGDRWTEVDDLDQAVVALGAAPRRVFLGIGRQNLELFASQPQHAYLVRLVDPPRGPLPLPNVDIVVARGPFDLAGDRALLQAHRTEIVVAKNAGGDAAVAKITAARELGLPVIMVRRPAVPDRCCVPMVADVMAWLGHDSAPENRGV, from the coding sequence ATGACGCTCCCTTCATCGCATCGCTCGCGCGTATTGATCCTCGGCGGCACCGCCGATGCCTCGGCGCTCGCCAGGGCGCTCGCCGCCGAGCCGGCCATCGACGCGGTGCTGTCGTTCGCCGGCCGTACCGATCACCCGAAGCCGCCGCCGATCCGGTTTCGCGTCGGAGGCTTTGGCGGAATCTGCGGTCTGGTCGATTACTTGCGTGCCGAGCGGATTGAGCGCGTCGTCGACGCGACGCATCCGTTCGCGGCGCAGATGAGCCGCCATGCGGTGATTGCCTGCGCCGAAGCCGGTGTACCGCTGCTGGCGCTGGAGCGGCCGGCGTGGCAGGCCACCACTGGCGATCGCTGGACCGAGGTCGATGATCTCGATCAGGCCGTCGTCGCGCTCGGTGCTGCGCCGCGGCGGGTGTTTCTCGGCATCGGCCGCCAGAACCTCGAACTGTTCGCGTCGCAGCCGCAGCACGCTTATCTGGTGCGGCTGGTCGATCCACCGCGCGGGCCGCTGCCGTTGCCGAACGTCGATATCGTGGTGGCGCGCGGACCGTTCGATCTCGCCGGCGACCGGGCGCTGCTGCAGGCGCACCGTACCGAGATCGTCGTCGCCAAGAACGCCGGCGGCGACGCAGCCGTCGCCAAGATCACCGCGGCGCGCGAACTCGGGCTGCCGGTGATCATGGTGAGGCGGCCCGCGGTGCCGGATCGGTGCTGTGTCCCAATGGTCGCCGACGTGATGGCCTGGCTCGGTCACGACAGTGCTCCGGAGAACCGCGGCGTGTAG
- the cobJ gene encoding precorrin-3B C(17)-methyltransferase: protein MTGSVVVAGLGPGTQDLITPEVSAALARATDIVGYAPYVARVAERDGLLRHASDNREELDRAAFALRLAAEGRHVVIVSSGDPGVFAMAAALFEAIEAGDAAWRELDIRVLPGISAMFAAAARIGAPLGHDFCAINLSDNLKPWETVEKRLRAAAEADFVIALYNPISKARAWQLGRAFELLRSVHPASVPVIFATAVSDPRERIDVVPLGDAMPQRADMRTLVMIGSSQTKIIARSSGAAFVYTPRFSGALS, encoded by the coding sequence ATGACCGGATCTGTCGTCGTCGCGGGCCTCGGGCCCGGCACGCAAGACCTGATCACACCGGAAGTCAGCGCAGCCCTGGCACGTGCCACCGACATCGTCGGCTACGCACCTTATGTCGCGCGCGTCGCCGAGCGCGACGGCCTGCTGCGGCACGCCTCCGACAACCGCGAAGAGCTCGATCGCGCAGCCTTCGCGCTGCGGCTGGCGGCCGAGGGGCGCCACGTCGTCATCGTATCCTCCGGCGATCCCGGCGTGTTCGCGATGGCGGCCGCGCTGTTCGAAGCGATCGAGGCGGGTGACGCAGCTTGGCGGGAGCTCGACATTCGCGTGCTCCCCGGCATCAGCGCAATGTTCGCCGCTGCAGCGCGGATCGGTGCGCCGCTCGGTCACGACTTCTGTGCGATCAACCTGTCGGACAATCTCAAGCCGTGGGAAACGGTCGAGAAACGTCTGCGCGCGGCCGCCGAAGCCGATTTCGTTATCGCGCTGTACAACCCGATCTCGAAAGCGCGCGCCTGGCAACTCGGCCGCGCCTTCGAACTGCTGCGCAGCGTCCATCCGGCATCCGTGCCGGTGATCTTTGCGACCGCCGTCAGCGATCCGCGCGAGCGCATCGACGTGGTGCCGCTCGGCGATGCGATGCCGCAACGCGCCGACATGCGCACGCTGGTGATGATCGGTTCGTCGCAGACCAAGATCATTGCGCGCAGCAGCGGCGCCGCTTTCGTCTACACGCCGCGGTTCTCCGGAGCACTGTCGTGA
- a CDS encoding precorrin-2 C(20)-methyltransferase, whose product MSAPTVYGVGVGPGAPDLMSVRAARLVGAAKVVAYFRKAGRPGHARRIAEGLLPDGVIEEPMDYPVTTEIALDDPAYAATLRSFYEKCVSRLAEHIAQGRDVVVLCEGDPFLYGSFMHLHSRLAPRVRVEVVPGISGMTACWTASGTPITYGDDVLCVVPATLGPARLKAALAAGDAIVIMKLGRNLPKVRRALDDAGLLDRAIYVERGAMADQVVMPLADKTTDDAPYFSIVLVHGQGRRP is encoded by the coding sequence ATGAGCGCGCCGACAGTTTACGGCGTCGGCGTCGGCCCCGGCGCGCCCGACCTGATGAGCGTCCGCGCCGCGCGGCTGGTCGGCGCCGCCAAGGTGGTGGCGTACTTCCGCAAAGCCGGACGCCCCGGTCACGCTCGGCGCATCGCCGAGGGCCTGCTGCCGGACGGCGTGATCGAAGAGCCGATGGACTATCCGGTGACGACCGAGATCGCGCTCGACGATCCGGCCTATGCGGCGACGCTGCGCAGCTTCTACGAAAAATGCGTGTCGCGACTTGCCGAACACATCGCGCAAGGCCGCGACGTCGTCGTGCTGTGTGAAGGGGATCCCTTCCTGTACGGCTCGTTCATGCATCTGCACAGCCGGCTGGCGCCGCGCGTCCGCGTCGAAGTGGTGCCGGGCATTTCCGGCATGACCGCGTGCTGGACCGCGAGCGGCACGCCGATCACTTACGGTGATGATGTGCTCTGCGTGGTGCCGGCGACGCTCGGGCCGGCGCGACTGAAGGCGGCGCTCGCCGCTGGCGATGCGATCGTGATCATGAAGCTCGGCCGTAATCTGCCGAAGGTGCGCCGCGCGCTCGACGACGCCGGACTGCTCGATCGCGCGATCTATGTCGAGCGCGGCGCGATGGCCGATCAGGTGGTGATGCCGCTCGCCGACAAGACCACCGACGACGCGCCCTACTTCTCGATCGTGCTGGTCCACGGACAAGGGCGACGGCCATGA
- a CDS encoding precorrin-8X methylmutase, translating to MTYAYEKDGDAIYRQSFSIIRAEAALDRFTPDEEKIAVRIIHASGMVEVAGDIAFTPGFVAAGRAALQAGAPILCDAQMVANGVTRKRLPADNEVICTLNHPDVPALAAKLGTTRSAAAVDLWRDRMQGAVVAIGNAPTALFRLLEILAEPGAPRPAAIIGIPVGFVGAAESKDALLADSPSPCVIVRGRRGGSAMTAAAINALASERE from the coding sequence ATGACCTACGCTTACGAAAAAGACGGCGACGCGATCTATCGTCAGTCGTTCTCCATTATCCGCGCCGAGGCCGCCCTCGATCGGTTCACGCCCGACGAGGAGAAGATCGCGGTGCGGATCATTCACGCCAGCGGCATGGTCGAGGTCGCCGGCGACATCGCATTCACGCCCGGCTTCGTCGCGGCGGGACGCGCCGCGCTACAGGCCGGTGCGCCGATCCTGTGCGACGCGCAGATGGTCGCCAACGGCGTCACTCGTAAACGACTGCCGGCCGACAACGAAGTGATCTGCACGCTGAACCATCCTGATGTTCCGGCCCTCGCCGCAAAGCTCGGCACCACCCGATCGGCGGCCGCAGTCGATCTGTGGCGCGACCGGATGCAGGGCGCGGTGGTGGCAATCGGCAATGCACCGACCGCGCTGTTCCGGCTGCTCGAAATCCTCGCCGAGCCCGGCGCCCCGCGGCCCGCGGCCATTATCGGCATCCCGGTCGGCTTCGTCGGCGCGGCCGAATCCAAGGACGCGCTGCTGGCGGACTCGCCGTCGCCTTGCGTGATCGTGCGCGGCCGGCGCGGCGGCAGCGCGATGACGGCTGCGGCGATCAACGCGCTCGCGAGCGAACGCGAATGA
- the tcuB gene encoding tricarballylate utilization 4Fe-4S protein TcuB: protein MSAADKMSEAERVLRICSACMYCDGLCPVFPVIDGKHSFSLSDVSYLSNLCHNCQGCWHDCQYAPPHPFAVNLPATFAELRQRSYADHLWPPALGRVFRASSLAVPATVALALLITFGLVLDTDSSALLTAHAGEGAFYRVLPWPAMAGLAGGTFAWAVIAVTLATLRYWHTIAPQVTVREIVRALPAALSDIITLRHLGGGGPGCHDHDERTSQRRRILHHLTAGGFVLNGLSTIAASAYHHLLGVVAPSPVASLSVMLGLVGGVTMTVGAVGLLALEARSDREPSDRGETRLNVAFLILLALVGASGLAVLGFRSTPAMGLLLTTHLGLVFGLFAALPFSKALHAPFRAAALLRVAIDSRRRTLARAPEASGDTP, encoded by the coding sequence ATGTCCGCGGCTGATAAGATGTCAGAAGCCGAGCGCGTGCTGCGGATCTGCAGCGCCTGCATGTATTGCGATGGGCTCTGCCCGGTGTTCCCGGTGATCGACGGCAAGCACAGCTTCAGCCTGAGCGATGTCAGCTACCTGTCGAACCTCTGCCATAACTGCCAGGGCTGCTGGCACGATTGCCAATACGCACCACCACATCCGTTCGCCGTCAATCTGCCGGCGACGTTCGCCGAACTGCGCCAGCGCTCTTATGCGGACCATTTGTGGCCGCCTGCGCTCGGTCGCGTCTTTCGCGCCTCATCGCTCGCAGTACCCGCCACCGTCGCGCTGGCGCTGCTGATCACCTTCGGCCTCGTACTAGACACGGACTCATCGGCATTGCTAACCGCCCACGCGGGCGAAGGCGCGTTCTATCGCGTGCTGCCGTGGCCGGCGATGGCCGGACTCGCAGGCGGCACGTTCGCCTGGGCGGTCATCGCGGTCACGCTGGCGACGCTGCGATACTGGCATACGATCGCGCCGCAGGTGACGGTCCGCGAGATCGTCCGCGCGCTGCCGGCTGCTCTCTCCGACATCATTACGTTGCGTCACCTCGGCGGCGGCGGCCCCGGCTGCCATGACCATGATGAGCGCACCTCGCAGCGGCGGCGGATCTTGCACCATCTGACCGCCGGCGGCTTCGTGCTCAACGGCCTGTCGACGATCGCGGCGTCCGCTTATCATCATCTGCTCGGCGTCGTGGCGCCCTCCCCGGTCGCCAGCCTGTCGGTGATGCTCGGGCTCGTCGGCGGCGTGACGATGACCGTGGGCGCGGTGGGACTGCTGGCATTGGAAGCGCGGTCCGACCGCGAGCCGAGCGACCGCGGCGAGACTAGGCTGAACGTCGCCTTTCTCATCCTGCTGGCCCTGGTGGGCGCCAGCGGGCTCGCGGTGCTCGGCTTCCGCAGCACGCCAGCGATGGGGTTGCTGCTCACCACCCATCTCGGGTTGGTGTTCGGCCTGTTCGCCGCGCTGCCGTTCAGCAAAGCGCTGCACGCGCCGTTCCGGGCGGCGGCGCTGCTGCGTGTGGCGATCGACAGCCGCCGCCGCACGTTGGCGCGAGCCCCGGAGGCCTCCGGCGATACGCCTTGA
- the tcuA gene encoding FAD-dependent tricarballylate dehydrogenase TcuA: MTVIGGGIAGLCAAIAARRGGAAVRLLEAAPQPLRGGNTRHGRNFRLTHETPLEHVPDRYTADELRAELRSVTGDGTDQVLTELLIERAHSIAGWLIEHGVHLQPPGTGVMPYSRRTAFPLGGGKAMINALYATADRLGIAISYDSEARSLLRAEDEGWTISVRSAGADDSIRTRSVVVCAGGPGADPAWLSDNFGSAAEGWMVRGTPYSDGRLLDLLIAAGGCAIGDPTTCHAVPVDARGPQFDGGIVTRITSIPLGLVVDRSGARIDVAGAGSQPTHYAKWGPKIAICPGQIAYLLLDAAGLARAAPSALAPVTAPNLGELAAALQIDPTGLLQSIEDFNAAPVNAARPIAVPPFAAYPMRPGLTFVHYGIKVDATMRVVQADGHRHDDLFAAGMIMAANVLRRGYLAGLGITLSAVFGQIAGEEAARHVRG; this comes from the coding sequence GTGACGGTGATAGGCGGCGGAATCGCCGGTCTTTGCGCGGCAATTGCCGCGCGCCGCGGCGGCGCTGCAGTCCGCCTGCTCGAAGCGGCGCCGCAGCCCCTACGCGGCGGCAACACGCGCCATGGCCGCAATTTCCGGCTGACACACGAGACGCCGCTCGAACACGTCCCCGATCGCTACACAGCAGATGAACTGCGCGCCGAGCTACGCAGCGTGACGGGCGACGGCACCGACCAAGTGCTGACGGAACTGCTGATCGAACGCGCACACAGCATCGCCGGCTGGCTGATCGAGCACGGCGTACATCTGCAGCCGCCTGGCACCGGGGTGATGCCGTATTCCCGCCGCACCGCATTCCCGCTGGGTGGCGGCAAAGCGATGATCAATGCGCTGTACGCCACCGCCGACCGGCTCGGCATCGCGATCAGCTACGACAGCGAGGCACGGTCGCTGCTACGCGCCGAAGACGAGGGCTGGACGATCAGCGTTCGATCCGCTGGGGCTGACGACAGTATTCGCACGCGCAGCGTCGTCGTCTGTGCCGGTGGCCCCGGAGCCGACCCCGCCTGGTTGAGCGACAATTTCGGCAGCGCCGCCGAGGGCTGGATGGTCCGCGGCACGCCATATTCGGACGGTCGCTTGCTCGATCTGCTGATCGCAGCCGGGGGCTGTGCAATCGGCGATCCGACCACCTGTCATGCGGTTCCTGTCGATGCGCGCGGGCCGCAATTCGATGGCGGCATCGTCACCCGGATCACGTCGATTCCGCTCGGCCTCGTCGTCGATCGATCCGGTGCTCGCATCGACGTCGCAGGGGCCGGATCGCAGCCCACCCACTACGCCAAATGGGGACCGAAGATTGCCATCTGTCCCGGCCAGATCGCTTATCTGCTGCTCGATGCAGCGGGTCTGGCCCGCGCTGCGCCATCCGCGCTGGCGCCGGTCACTGCGCCGAACCTCGGGGAACTAGCTGCCGCGCTGCAGATCGATCCCACCGGTCTGTTGCAAAGCATTGAGGACTTCAATGCCGCCCCGGTCAACGCCGCGCGTCCCATCGCGGTGCCGCCATTCGCCGCCTATCCGATGCGGCCGGGGCTGACGTTCGTGCACTACGGCATCAAGGTGGATGCAACGATGCGGGTGGTCCAGGCCGACGGGCACCGTCACGACGATCTGTTCGCGGCCGGCATGATCATGGCCGCGAATGTGCTGCGCCGCGGCTATCTCGCCGGGCTCGGCATCACCCTATCGGCAGTGTTCGGCCAGATCGCCGGCGAGGAGGCGGCGCGCCATGTCCGCGGCTGA
- the cobT gene encoding nicotinate-nucleotide--dimethylbenzimidazole phosphoribosyltransferase yields MHAPLLDPRILSVSPVDPSHESELRARLDGKAKPPGSLGRLEELAVQLGLIWHPAPPRAERATVFIFAGDHGLAADRVSPYPASVTRSMVEAYLADCAGVNVLAKAAATEVRIVDGGIDADMPPHPKLIDRKIRRGTRNARHEPAMTHQEAARAITAAADLVREDIVGGLDIVAIGEMGIGNTTSAALITHALTGAPIIDCVGRGAGMDDAGVAHKRAIVEQAAARAQPTAPLDVLAEFGGFDIAMMAGAVLGAATSRRPVVIDGFIASAAALLAVRLQPAARDYCVFSHRSAERGHRVLLEAMQATPYLDLGLRLGEGTGALMTVPLLRAAAGILNDLAALSDVLAGRFGSRA; encoded by the coding sequence ATGCACGCGCCCTTGCTTGATCCACGCATCCTTTCCGTTTCGCCGGTCGATCCCTCCCATGAATCCGAGCTGCGGGCTCGGCTCGACGGCAAGGCGAAGCCGCCGGGCTCGCTCGGCCGGCTCGAAGAACTCGCCGTGCAGCTCGGGCTGATCTGGCATCCGGCGCCGCCGCGGGCTGAGCGTGCAACGGTGTTCATCTTTGCCGGCGATCACGGCCTCGCCGCCGATCGGGTGTCGCCGTATCCGGCGAGCGTGACACGCTCGATGGTCGAGGCGTATCTGGCAGATTGCGCCGGCGTGAACGTTCTGGCGAAAGCGGCGGCGACCGAGGTGCGGATCGTCGATGGTGGCATCGATGCCGACATGCCGCCACATCCCAAGCTGATCGATCGCAAGATCCGGCGCGGCACCCGCAATGCACGCCACGAACCGGCGATGACTCATCAGGAGGCGGCGCGCGCGATCACGGCAGCGGCCGATCTGGTGCGCGAGGATATTGTGGGTGGGCTCGACATCGTTGCGATCGGCGAGATGGGAATCGGCAACACAACGTCTGCTGCGCTGATCACCCACGCGCTGACTGGGGCTCCAATCATCGATTGCGTCGGACGCGGGGCCGGGATGGATGATGCCGGCGTCGCGCACAAGCGCGCCATCGTCGAGCAGGCGGCGGCGCGGGCGCAGCCCACCGCACCGCTCGACGTGCTCGCTGAGTTCGGCGGATTCGATATCGCGATGATGGCCGGCGCGGTGCTGGGCGCTGCGACTTCGCGGCGGCCGGTGGTGATCGACGGGTTCATCGCCAGCGCCGCTGCGCTGCTGGCGGTGCGGCTGCAGCCCGCGGCGCGCGATTACTGCGTATTCTCCCATCGCTCGGCCGAGCGCGGCCACCGTGTGCTGCTCGAAGCGATGCAGGCGACGCCGTATCTTGATCTCGGCTTGCGGCTCGGCGAGGGCACCGGTGCGCTGATGACCGTTCCGCTGCTGCGCGCCGCTGCCGGCATCCTCAACGATCTCGCCGCGCTGTCGGACGTGCTGGCGGGCCGGTTCGGATCGCGCGCGTGA
- a CDS encoding adenosylcobinamide-GDP ribazoletransferase has translation MSRQIQSLLNAVQFMTLVPTPRAALFDDDWLLSASKYFPLVGAGIGLVCGGVLLAGSLIWSGVVPAMMAVAAGAALTGALHEDGIADTADGLFGGRTREQRLALIKDSRLGLYGAVALVLSFAIRVAALASLPPWLGVATLVAGYSLGRTGIVAAMSALPYAGDAATGKLNYPTRAISSAGWFGLAAFSVLGALWLVMLNPPAAIVGLLVAGVFGLVAPWIALRLIGGYRGDVLGATEQMIQIGLLLGVVAMAGHG, from the coding sequence GTGAGCCGGCAGATCCAATCCCTGCTCAACGCCGTGCAGTTCATGACGCTGGTGCCGACGCCGCGCGCCGCGCTGTTCGACGACGACTGGTTGCTGAGCGCATCGAAGTACTTTCCGCTGGTCGGCGCCGGGATCGGTCTTGTGTGCGGTGGCGTGCTGCTCGCAGGCTCGCTGATCTGGTCCGGCGTGGTGCCGGCGATGATGGCCGTCGCCGCTGGCGCGGCGCTCACCGGCGCGCTGCACGAAGACGGCATCGCCGACACAGCGGACGGCTTGTTTGGCGGCCGCACCCGCGAGCAGCGCCTGGCGCTGATCAAGGACAGCCGCCTCGGCCTCTATGGCGCGGTGGCGCTGGTCCTGAGTTTTGCGATCCGCGTGGCAGCGCTGGCGAGCCTGCCGCCGTGGCTTGGCGTCGCTACTCTGGTGGCCGGCTATAGTCTGGGGCGGACGGGCATCGTCGCGGCGATGTCGGCGCTGCCTTATGCCGGCGACGCGGCCACCGGCAAGCTGAACTATCCGACGCGCGCGATCAGTTCGGCAGGCTGGTTCGGTCTGGCTGCGTTCAGCGTGCTCGGGGCGCTGTGGCTGGTCATGCTCAATCCGCCGGCGGCGATCGTGGGGCTTCTGGTCGCGGGCGTGTTCGGGTTGGTGGCCCCGTGGATCGCGCTCCGGCTGATCGGCGGCTATCGCGGCGATGTGCTCGGCGCCACCGAACAGATGATCCAGATCGGCCTGCTCCTCGGCGTCGTGGCGATGGCCGGCCATGGCTGA
- a CDS encoding cobyric acid synthase — translation MTDAHVEELISRIQFTLRSTAGPRRARSLMIQGTSSDVGKSMVVAGLCRAFARRGLVVRPFKAQNMSNNAAVASDSDLPLGPNGEQVRGEIGRAQALQARACGVAPSIHMNPVLLKPQSEIGAQVVLRGRVLGNCPARIYHHMRQRLIPAVVDSFERLAAEADLVLVEGAGSGAEVYLRASDITNMRFAEAADLPVVFLSDIDRGGTMAALVGSYVLLSEGDRARVVGYLINKFRGDFSLFEPGCRTITAETGWPFLGVLRWFPGADRLPAEDSLALERAAAASRGKLKIAVPRLQRVANFDDLDPLVAEPDIDLQWIQPGSPIPADVDVVVLPGSKATRTELDLIRREGWDIDIHAHVRRGGRVVGLCAGFQMLGRVVRDPQGIEGPVGETAGLGLLDIETEISGDKRLIEIDAIDRVSGCRVVGYEMHMGRTTGPGLARPWLKLKEGSTERAEGAVSADGRVIGGYLHGIFGGDAFRSAWLAQIGAASSGLDFERRVEETLDALADHCESNLDLDALLALAR, via the coding sequence ATGACCGACGCCCATGTCGAGGAGCTCATCTCCCGTATCCAATTCACGCTGCGCTCGACGGCCGGGCCCCGGCGCGCCCGCTCGCTGATGATCCAGGGCACCAGTTCGGACGTCGGCAAGAGCATGGTGGTCGCCGGGCTGTGCCGCGCCTTCGCCCGGCGTGGGTTGGTGGTTCGTCCGTTCAAGGCGCAGAACATGAGCAACAACGCCGCGGTCGCGTCCGACTCGGATCTGCCGCTCGGTCCGAACGGCGAACAAGTTCGAGGCGAGATCGGCCGCGCCCAGGCGCTGCAGGCGCGCGCCTGCGGCGTGGCGCCGTCGATTCACATGAACCCGGTGCTGCTGAAACCGCAGTCCGAGATCGGCGCCCAGGTGGTGCTGCGCGGACGCGTGCTCGGCAACTGCCCGGCGCGAATCTATCACCACATGCGGCAGCGGCTGATTCCGGCGGTGGTCGACAGCTTCGAGCGGCTCGCTGCCGAGGCTGATCTGGTGCTGGTCGAAGGCGCCGGCAGCGGCGCCGAGGTTTACTTGCGCGCCTCCGACATCACCAACATGCGGTTCGCCGAGGCGGCCGATCTGCCGGTCGTTTTCCTGTCCGACATCGATCGCGGCGGCACCATGGCGGCACTGGTCGGCAGCTACGTGCTGCTGAGCGAGGGCGATCGCGCCCGCGTCGTCGGCTATCTCATCAACAAGTTCCGCGGCGATTTCTCGCTGTTCGAACCCGGCTGCCGGACCATCACGGCGGAGACCGGCTGGCCGTTCCTCGGCGTGCTGCGCTGGTTTCCCGGCGCCGACCGGTTGCCGGCAGAAGACTCCCTGGCGCTGGAGCGCGCCGCAGCGGCGAGCCGGGGCAAGCTGAAGATCGCGGTGCCGCGGCTGCAGCGCGTTGCCAATTTCGATGACCTCGATCCGTTGGTGGCGGAGCCCGACATCGATCTGCAGTGGATTCAGCCGGGCTCGCCGATTCCGGCCGATGTCGATGTCGTGGTGCTGCCTGGCTCGAAGGCGACCCGCACCGAGCTCGATCTGATCCGGCGCGAGGGGTGGGATATCGACATTCACGCCCACGTCCGCCGCGGCGGCCGCGTTGTCGGTCTGTGTGCTGGCTTCCAGATGCTCGGCCGCGTGGTGCGCGATCCGCAGGGCATTGAAGGGCCCGTGGGCGAGACCGCCGGGCTTGGTTTGCTCGACATCGAGACCGAGATTTCTGGCGACAAGCGCCTGATTGAGATCGATGCGATCGATCGGGTCAGCGGGTGCCGCGTCGTTGGCTACGAGATGCATATGGGCCGGACCACCGGCCCAGGTCTGGCGCGGCCCTGGCTGAAGCTCAAGGAGGGCAGCACCGAGCGCGCCGAAGGCGCAGTCTCGGCGGACGGCCGCGTCATCGGCGGCTATCTGCACGGCATCTTCGGCGGCGATGCGTTCCGCTCTGCCTGGCTGGCACAGATCGGTGCTGCGTCGTCCGGGCTCGATTTCGAGCGGCGGGTGGAGGAGACGCTGGACGCGCTCGCCGATCATTGCGAAAGCAATCTCGATCTCGATGCCTTGCTGGCGCTGGCGCGGTGA